A single genomic interval of Lathyrus oleraceus cultivar Zhongwan6 chromosome 7, CAAS_Psat_ZW6_1.0, whole genome shotgun sequence harbors:
- the LOC127104282 gene encoding phosphatidylinositol-3-phosphatase myotubularin-1-like: MQNSNQHINISKLLATIEKFNKTAVKVQSNTRQLDKTPTQRLLQVIGKDMRIIVFGFRPRAKQRRAIYDALLKCTKPTILWDLYAFMARPSSFQNTSSLVRLLDEYFRLIGKVSHHASMDMTESGSFTLSNDLWRISGVNSSYTMCQNYPFALVVPKSISDDEVLQACKFRARCRLPVISWCHPVTGAALARSSQPLVGLMRNMRSNMDEKLVAALCSNLDGKEKAIYH, translated from the exons ATGCAAAATTCAAACCAACACATTAACATTTCAAAGCTGCTAGCAACCATTGAGAAGTTTAACAAGACAGCAGTTAAG GTTCAGTCAAATACTCGTCAATTAGACAAGACACCAACACAGAGACTGCTGCAGGTGATTGGGAAAGATATGAGAATTATAGTCTTTGGTTTTAGGCCTCGTGCGAAACAGAGACGTGCAATATATGATGCACTACTGAAGTGTACAAAGCCAACAATATTATGGGATCTTTATGCTTTTATGGCCAGGCCTTCCAGTTTTCAGAACACTTCTTCGTTGGTGCGCTTATTAGATGAATATTTTCGACTTATTGGCAAAGTTTCACATCATGCTTCAATGGACATGACTGAAAGTGGGTCCTTCACCTTGTCAAATGACTTATGGAGAATAAGTGGTGTGAATTCCAGTTATACAATGTGCCAGAATTATCCATTTGCTTTGGTTGTTCCAAAGAGCATTAGTGATGATGAAGTGCTCCAGGCTTGCAAATTCCGTGCAAGATGCCGACTGCCTGTAATTTCTTGGTGTCATCCTGTTACTGGCGCAGCTCTTGCACGTTCTTCCCAGCCTTTAGTTGGTCTCATGAGGAATATGAGGAGCAACATGGATGAAAAACTTGTGGCTGCACTTTGCAGCAACCTTGATGGCAAGGAGAAAGCTATATATCACTGA